The sequence TTGAAAAGCATCCAACTGTCCCCAGTGAACATGGGCTTTAGATCTTGGTATCAACCAGTTTTACTGAATGGTGATAAAACATGAAGGGGACTGTAGTGTGGTGTCAAAGTAAACACCTCGGGTTTCTGAGGGGACTCTGTGTAGCTGGAGCATGAGAAGTCTTCAAAAAGACCTACTGTGCGTTACTGTGTGTTCAGGAGAATATAACTGAAAACTACTACTGGAGTACAGAGAATTGCACTTCTTTCTGGAAGGCACTTTTTCCCAAGTTAAcataactggggaaaaaaaacacacttacTTTCATGGGGTGGAAGTCAAGGGCAGTCACTGTCCAGTTCTAATCCTATCGCTGCTTAAGTACCCATCCTTTTAGAAAAAACAGTTTCACCTTTGCATAACAGCCTAACTGTCAAAAACAACCTCAAAGCCAgattttgtaatgaaaacagTGCCAGAACGAACAGACAGTTAATAGTCCTCCACCTTAGCTACTGGGAACGAGGGCTGAGACCAGATAAACTCGTTTTACTTGTGATCACCGGCTCTATAAGAAGGCTGGCAGCTTCCTAGCATTAGTCAgtgaaaagatttatttggTTTTTCTACAGCGTAAAGCCTGGAGAGGTTGAGCCAGAATGTCTTCTGAAGGCTTTCTGAAGGAAATGCAAACCATTGGTGAGAAGTTTCTCCTTAAGCTTCAGAAACTGCCCAAGGCTGACCCTGTGGAGATCGTGTCCTTCTGTGTGGTTCTTCTGTTTATCGGTGAGTTTATCGGTGGAAGTAGAGGGGTGTCAGACGTCTCTTCTCttctacaggggcagcttgctcTGAGATCTTTGTTGACAGGTCGGTGGTGTTGGCAGTTGTTTTCCAGGCTGTGCTCTGAGGCCCCTTTTAATTTCTAGGTCATTTTTTAGTATTCAGTGTGTATCTTCACACACACGCAGAGCATCAGAGGCAATAGCATAACTTTTCCCAACGCTCCCCTAGTTTAGCATTAATTTAAACAGCAGTATCTTACCTAACTGAGAGTTGCTGCAGTGTTTTGATGCACAGCagatatatttgtttataaCAAAGGGTATTGGGAGAGCTTACTGCCATGAAAAACACTCAGCTCTGAGATGCTGAGTATCTCTCCTGTGCTTAATTCAGCGGGTGCCAGGATGCTTCAGCTGAGCCTCTTTATTCCCTGACAATGGTAAGATCCCTTTTGCCGACCTGTGTGGGGATGGcacagaaggaataaaaaagagcTGCTTGATCGTGGGGGATGATGTTTGTTTAAACAATGGGAAAACAAccaggaaggaaggcaggcCTGCCCCCTCAGAGGTACTGCTCTCTCCCAGCGCTGGAAGGAAGGGTGTGTTTGCAGCCTGGACACTCCTCCCTGGGCTGGAATTCAGAAACAGACAAacctgcttcctttttttttttttttcccttctcataGTGACAGCTGGTTCCCCACAGGTCAGATTACCTGGCAGCCCATCTCCAGACCTTTAAAGAACACGTGCACACATGTGTGCGCATGCTCCTTACGAGTTTTGCAGGATTAAACATGTCATCCTTTTCCAGATAAACTAACCCGTCCCACCCTACCCTGACCACTACGCCTAGTGTAGAATAACAACAGGCTAGCCCACTGCTTTGCAAAACAAACCCCTCTTTTTGAAGTATCTATTTTCTCAAGCTGACTACAGAAGAAAGCATAAAACCAACCCAGTCGCAAATACCTGTTCTCCTTAAAGGGCTCACATCAGGCACTCTTCAGAAACGGAACTGCCAGTTGGACCAGCCAAACCCTCTCTAGTTGCTTTTGACAACTATGGGGAGAGTTTGATCTCCATCCTTTCCAGGCACACAGCCCCACTTAGTTGTATGCCATCTGCCACACAACAGCCAGGAAGGCAGGTAAAGCTGTGCTGCCCCCACGTAGCTTGGTACATGGCTGTTAAGATCACAAAATACCCAGTAGTGACAATTTTTAGGAATTTTGTGCATGCAGCAGATGAACTCTGGGGCCACAGTCTGAAAAGCAATCTTTCAGTCTGAAGGTGAGGGATATTTTTTGGTTACTGTCTTGCCTACTGAAAAATACACGCAACTAGGATCCTTCCTCCCTTGCCCAGAGTAAAGGCACCGTTCATTCTCATTTGCTCTTTATCTTTGCAGAGGAATTTCTCTCTTCCATTGCTTTCATTTACTTACCTCTGGAAACAAACCTGAAATTAACTCCTTAAACCTTTCTTCGCTGGGCCTGCCCTATCTGCCTGACCTGAATCTTTGGACCTGGTGACTGATCTTGGCCAAGTCTGACAAAGGAACAGGAACCTCTTATCTTTTTATCTCTACCAAGTATCCATGGGAGGAGACAGATGGGTATTGGGCAAAGTCCTAACTCAGTGCTCATCATACGGGGAAACCAGTATACCTAGTTCCTAAACCATTATGAACAGTCAGCTGGGCAATCGGCACAGTTATTGAGAAGCCACCCAGCACACCTTCAGCTCCTACTAAGGCCTGACGTGCAATGACACTTGTCCAGATTAAAGGGATAACTAATACAAGAAAGCAGGAACTTAAAAGGAGGGAGGTGGGGATATAGGACAAAAATCAAGAAACCTGACTGTTCATTCTGCCGCTCATCAGACAACTTATAGGAGATGTAGGGTTAGTCTCCAGTGACTCCTCCTGTGTCATGAAGCAAtatccctttcttctcttttcagttACTGTTCTGCTGCTCATGATCATtgcttgcagctgctgctgctacagctGCTGTAGCTGCGATGGACGTCCTGACCACAGACGTAGGAAGATCCAGGTCCGCCCGAGTGCCCATCCATGAAGCGCATCAAGAGGTGACAACCTACTACCAAGGACATGCGTGGCCATCATGATTCAGACCCACGGGAATGACTCTCTGCTCTAGCTCACTGAAAATGGCAATAACAATATTAATGAGTATGACTCAGAGGACCAGAAATCACAGCATGGAATTCATTCTTTCTGT is a genomic window of Anas acuta chromosome 18, bAnaAcu1.1, whole genome shotgun sequence containing:
- the SMIM5 gene encoding small integral membrane protein 5 gives rise to the protein MSSEGFLKEMQTIGEKFLLKLQKLPKADPVEIVSFCVVLLFIVTVLLLMIIACSCCCYSCCSCDGRPDHRRRKIQVRPSAHP